A single window of Phycisphaerales bacterium DNA harbors:
- a CDS encoding SDR family NAD(P)-dependent oxidoreductase has product MRILITGGAGFIGSYVADGLLSKGHRVRVLDSLIPQVHGDGQKRPEYLSKDVELIRGDVRDMQVVLEALDGVDAVYHFAARVGVGQSMYEMAEYMDVNDRGTAVLLEALLKKPVKRLIVASSMSIYGEGRYRTAGGMVIDPGNRTRESLARGWELYQEDGSTLEPVPTPEQKVPNLASVYALSKYDQERMCLVFGEAYSVPTVALRFFNVYGPRQALSNPYTGVLAIFASRLLNNKPPLIFEDGQQKRDFVSVHDVARACVLALGSDTAVGQALNVGSGESFTVREVAQALARVIGKPHIEPEVTGKCRTGDIRHCFADISAARKLLGYEPRVGFEEGLAELADWLRGQVAVDRVEAAAGELAARGLTIAGVAGPAAAAPVVGADVGSNGATNPNGNGHHVEASPTRLTKLNGHHKPRATLITGGAGFIGSNLANRLASAGQRVIVYDNLSREGVRRNIEELTGRYPGLVDVREEDVRDRRALKAAVRDAAEVFHLAAQVAVTTGLVDPEQDFDVNVRGTLNLLEEVRRLGRPCPVLYTSTNKVYGNLTDVDLTQDGERYSPTDPTLRARGIGEQRPLEFCSPYGCSKGAADQYVLDYAHSYGVPTCVFRMSCIYGPRQCGNEDQGWLCHFIRAAIEDTPLTIYGDGRQVRDALFVDDLLDAMLLARHHLETTRGQAYNIGGGPEHTVSLLELLSLTATHAGRPTRTTHAPWRTGDQRWFVSDTRRFKKATGWSPRVGVREGVARLHQWLITNANITHPAAGATQERAAV; this is encoded by the coding sequence GTGCGCATCCTCATCACCGGCGGAGCCGGGTTTATCGGCTCATATGTTGCGGACGGCTTGCTCAGCAAGGGCCACCGCGTCCGCGTTCTCGACTCGCTCATCCCGCAGGTCCACGGCGACGGGCAGAAGCGGCCCGAGTACCTGTCGAAGGACGTTGAGCTCATCCGGGGCGACGTGCGTGATATGCAGGTTGTGCTCGAGGCCCTCGATGGCGTCGATGCGGTGTACCACTTCGCGGCCCGCGTGGGCGTCGGCCAGAGCATGTACGAAATGGCCGAGTACATGGACGTGAACGACCGCGGCACGGCGGTTCTGCTGGAGGCGCTGCTCAAGAAGCCGGTGAAGCGGCTGATCGTCGCGTCGAGCATGAGCATCTACGGCGAGGGCCGGTACCGCACCGCGGGCGGCATGGTGATCGACCCCGGCAATCGGACGCGCGAGTCGCTGGCCCGGGGCTGGGAGTTGTACCAGGAGGACGGGAGCACGCTGGAGCCGGTCCCCACGCCGGAGCAGAAGGTCCCGAACTTGGCCTCTGTCTACGCCCTGTCCAAGTACGACCAGGAGAGGATGTGCCTGGTCTTCGGCGAGGCGTACTCGGTGCCCACGGTGGCGCTGCGGTTCTTCAATGTGTACGGGCCGCGCCAGGCGCTGTCGAACCCGTACACCGGCGTGCTGGCCATCTTCGCGAGCCGGCTGCTGAACAACAAGCCGCCGCTGATTTTCGAGGACGGTCAACAGAAGCGCGACTTTGTGAGCGTGCACGACGTGGCGCGGGCGTGCGTGCTGGCGCTGGGGAGCGACACGGCGGTCGGCCAGGCGCTGAACGTCGGCAGCGGCGAGAGCTTCACGGTGCGTGAGGTGGCGCAGGCTCTGGCCCGCGTGATCGGAAAGCCGCACATCGAGCCGGAGGTGACGGGCAAGTGCCGCACGGGGGACATCCGCCACTGCTTTGCCGATATCAGCGCGGCCCGGAAGCTGCTGGGGTACGAGCCGCGGGTTGGGTTCGAGGAGGGGCTGGCGGAGCTGGCGGATTGGCTGCGCGGGCAGGTGGCGGTGGACCGCGTGGAGGCCGCGGCGGGCGAGCTGGCTGCCCGGGGGTTGACGATTGCGGGTGTTGCGGGGCCTGCTGCAGCGGCGCCAGTTGTTGGGGCGGATGTGGGCAGCAATGGCGCCACGAACCCGAACGGCAACGGCCACCATGTGGAGGCTTCGCCCACGCGTCTCACAAAGCTCAACGGCCACCACAAGCCCAGGGCCACGCTCATAACGGGCGGCGCCGGATTCATCGGTTCCAACCTCGCCAACCGGCTCGCCTCCGCGGGCCAGAGGGTGATCGTCTACGACAACCTCTCCCGCGAGGGCGTGCGACGGAACATCGAGGAGCTCACGGGCCGCTACCCAGGCCTGGTGGATGTGCGCGAGGAGGACGTGCGCGACCGGCGCGCCCTCAAGGCAGCAGTCCGCGACGCGGCGGAGGTGTTCCACCTGGCCGCGCAGGTCGCCGTGACCACCGGGCTGGTTGACCCCGAGCAGGACTTCGACGTCAACGTGCGCGGCACGCTGAACCTGCTCGAAGAGGTTCGGCGGCTGGGTCGGCCCTGCCCCGTGCTGTACACCAGCACCAACAAGGTGTACGGCAACCTCACCGATGTCGACCTCACGCAGGACGGCGAGCGCTACAGCCCGACTGACCCCACGCTGCGGGCCCGCGGCATCGGCGAGCAGCGGCCGCTGGAGTTCTGCTCGCCCTACGGGTGCAGCAAGGGCGCGGCCGACCAGTACGTGCTGGACTACGCCCACAGCTACGGCGTGCCCACCTGCGTGTTCCGCATGTCGTGCATCTACGGGCCGCGCCAGTGCGGCAACGAGGACCAGGGGTGGCTGTGCCACTTCATCCGCGCGGCCATCGAGGACACGCCGCTCACGATCTACGGCGACGGGCGGCAGGTGCGCGATGCGCTCTTCGTGGATGACCTGCTCGACGCCATGCTGCTGGCGCGGCACCACCTCGAGACCACGCGCGGCCAGGCGTACAACATCGGCGGCGGGCCCGAGCACACGGTGAGCCTGCTGGAGCTGCTCTCGCTTACCGCGACGCACGCGGGGCGGCCCACGCGCACGACGCACGCCCCATGGCGCACCGGCGACCAGCGCTGGTTCGTGAGCGATACCCGCCGTTTCAAGAAGGCGACGGGCTGGTCGCCCAGGGTCGGCGTGCGCGAGGGCGTGGCCCGCCTGCACCAGTGGCTGATCACGAACGCGAACATCACGCACCCGGCGGCGGGGGCGACGCAGGAGAGGGCCGCGGTATGA
- a CDS encoding zinc-binding dehydrogenase translates to MTTLQARPAAHAGATTTMRVGVITGPGTFEVREQPIPQPGKGQVRVRLEGCGVCGSNIPAWEGRPWFRYPLEPGKPGHEGWGVIDALGEGVTDLHKGQRVGVLSYAAFAEYDVADAPNVVPLPAGLDGVPMPAEALGCAMNVFRRSGIEAHHTVAIVGYGFMGALIAQLAGTAGARVIAISRRESALALARQQGVPETVALTDNGQVIERVKSLTGGTLCDVVVEAAGVQQALDLSTELTKERGRLIIAGFHQDGPRTVNMFLWNWRGLDVINAHERDPKVYVEGMRLAIDEVAAGRMDPAPLCTHAFPLERLGDALSAAKDRPDGFLKAIVRP, encoded by the coding sequence ATGACGACCTTGCAGGCACGCCCCGCGGCTCACGCGGGCGCGACAACGACGATGCGTGTCGGGGTCATCACCGGCCCCGGCACGTTCGAGGTCCGCGAGCAGCCGATCCCGCAGCCCGGCAAGGGGCAGGTGCGGGTGCGGTTGGAAGGGTGCGGCGTGTGCGGGAGCAACATCCCGGCATGGGAGGGGCGGCCCTGGTTCCGGTACCCGCTGGAGCCGGGCAAGCCCGGGCACGAGGGCTGGGGCGTGATCGATGCGCTCGGCGAGGGAGTGACCGATCTGCACAAGGGCCAGCGCGTGGGCGTGCTCTCGTACGCGGCGTTCGCGGAGTACGACGTGGCCGACGCGCCCAACGTGGTGCCGCTGCCAGCGGGCCTCGACGGGGTGCCGATGCCCGCGGAGGCATTGGGGTGCGCCATGAACGTATTCCGACGCAGCGGGATCGAGGCGCACCACACGGTGGCGATCGTCGGATATGGGTTCATGGGGGCGCTCATCGCGCAGCTGGCGGGCACGGCGGGGGCGCGGGTGATCGCGATCTCGCGACGCGAGTCGGCCCTCGCGCTTGCCCGGCAACAGGGCGTGCCCGAGACGGTGGCTCTCACAGACAACGGGCAGGTCATCGAGCGGGTGAAGTCGCTCACGGGCGGAACGCTGTGCGACGTCGTAGTCGAGGCCGCGGGGGTGCAGCAGGCCCTGGACCTCTCGACGGAGCTGACCAAAGAGCGCGGGCGGCTGATCATCGCCGGGTTCCACCAGGATGGGCCGCGCACGGTGAACATGTTCCTGTGGAACTGGCGCGGGCTGGACGTGATCAACGCCCACGAGCGCGACCCCAAGGTGTACGTGGAGGGCATGCGGCTGGCCATCGACGAGGTTGCGGCGGGGCGAATGGACCCAGCACCATTGTGCACGCACGCGTTCCCGCTGGAGCGGCTGGGGGATGCGCTTAGCGCGGCCAAGGACCGGCCGGATGGGTTTCTGAAGGCGATCGTGAGGCCCTGA
- a CDS encoding Gfo/Idh/MocA family oxidoreductase, which produces MTPPSSAEIEAAPAEVTGDATSRQVRIPRLGFLGLGWIGRRRLRTLVESGAAPVAALSDCSAASLAEAATIAPEAATALAIEELLEERLDGIVIATPSGLHAEQCLKALERGVAVFCQKPLARNAAETRRIIDAARTADRLLGIDFSYRHVEAFARPLSIVQAGELGDIYAVDLTFHNAYGPDKGWCKDRALAGGGCLIDLGVHLVDYALLVLGNPEVREVWARLVSQGVALSDHEHQVEDYAVGQFTTARGATVRLACSWWASIGQGAIIEAVFHGTRGAVRVSNVNGSFFDFRCERMHGDKREVLVEPPDAWEGRALVAWARQLARNPRYDPSVESAVRVAEVLDRMYEA; this is translated from the coding sequence ATGACACCACCAAGCTCGGCAGAGATTGAGGCGGCTCCCGCAGAGGTGACGGGCGACGCGACATCGCGGCAGGTCCGCATTCCGCGCCTGGGATTCCTCGGGCTGGGCTGGATCGGGCGGCGGCGGCTGAGGACGCTGGTCGAATCCGGCGCGGCGCCCGTCGCTGCTCTGTCTGACTGTTCTGCAGCGTCGCTGGCGGAGGCCGCGACGATAGCGCCAGAAGCGGCGACTGCGCTGGCCATCGAGGAACTGCTGGAGGAACGGCTGGACGGGATTGTGATCGCGACGCCCAGCGGGCTGCACGCGGAGCAGTGCCTCAAGGCGCTCGAGCGCGGCGTGGCGGTGTTCTGCCAGAAGCCGCTGGCGCGCAACGCCGCGGAGACGCGCCGGATCATCGACGCGGCCCGCACCGCCGACCGGCTGCTGGGGATCGACTTCTCCTACCGGCATGTGGAGGCGTTCGCACGGCCCTTGTCGATCGTGCAAGCCGGGGAACTGGGCGACATCTACGCGGTCGACCTCACGTTCCACAACGCGTACGGGCCGGACAAGGGGTGGTGCAAGGACCGGGCCCTTGCGGGCGGCGGATGCCTGATCGATCTGGGTGTGCACCTGGTGGACTACGCGCTGCTGGTGCTGGGGAATCCCGAGGTGCGTGAGGTCTGGGCGCGTCTGGTCTCGCAGGGTGTCGCGTTGAGCGACCACGAGCACCAGGTGGAGGACTACGCCGTGGGGCAGTTCACCACAGCCAGAGGGGCGACCGTGCGGCTGGCGTGCTCGTGGTGGGCGAGCATCGGGCAGGGGGCGATCATCGAGGCCGTGTTCCACGGCACGCGCGGGGCGGTTCGCGTGAGCAACGTGAACGGCTCATTCTTTGACTTCCGCTGCGAGCGGATGCACGGCGACAAGCGGGAGGTGCTGGTGGAGCCGCCGGACGCGTGGGAGGGGCGGGCACTGGTGGCGTGGGCGCGGCAGCTGGCCCGCAACCCGAGGTACGACCCTTCGGTGGAGTCGGCGGTGCGCGTGGCGGAGGTGCTCGACAGGATGTACGAGGCATGA
- a CDS encoding glycosyltransferase family 4 protein — MMQRPLKVLMTADAVGGVWSYCLTLARAMQAYGVQYTLACMGPRPSRDQVADAAALANVRLEVSDYRLEWMTEPWADVEAAGEWLRSLEARDGPDLVHLNGYAHGACGFAGPAVVVGHSCCLSWWRAVKGGEAPPEWDEYRAQVSRGIACADAFIAPSAAILAEYQRLYRRLPRAQVIHNAADVPSVHGLRKEQAVLAAGRAWDEAKNIGVVAEAAAHIPWPTRIAGDTRGPVGSAVLPATVQQLGRLSQREMQEALARAAIYVHPARYEPFGLLPLEAAHQGCALVLADIPTLRELWSEAAVFFDPTDSGALVRSVRGLINSPERLAACARAAARQAQCYSVARFGAAYAHLYSQLVETTNGSDTCGSHSSTTRC, encoded by the coding sequence ATGATGCAGCGTCCGCTCAAGGTGCTGATGACGGCGGACGCGGTCGGCGGCGTGTGGTCGTACTGTCTCACGCTGGCGCGGGCGATGCAGGCGTACGGCGTGCAGTACACGCTTGCGTGCATGGGGCCGCGCCCGTCGCGCGATCAGGTGGCCGACGCTGCGGCGCTGGCGAATGTGCGGCTGGAAGTCTCGGACTACAGGCTGGAGTGGATGACCGAACCGTGGGCGGACGTGGAGGCCGCGGGCGAGTGGCTGCGTTCGCTGGAGGCGCGGGACGGGCCCGACCTGGTGCACCTCAACGGCTACGCGCACGGGGCGTGCGGGTTCGCGGGGCCGGCGGTGGTGGTCGGGCACTCCTGCTGCCTCTCCTGGTGGCGGGCGGTGAAGGGTGGCGAAGCGCCGCCGGAATGGGATGAGTACCGGGCACAGGTGTCGCGCGGGATCGCGTGCGCGGACGCGTTCATCGCGCCCTCGGCCGCGATTCTCGCCGAGTACCAGCGGCTGTACCGACGGTTGCCCCGGGCGCAGGTGATCCACAACGCGGCTGATGTGCCATCCGTTCACGGCCTGCGGAAAGAGCAGGCCGTGCTCGCCGCTGGGCGGGCGTGGGACGAGGCCAAGAACATCGGGGTGGTAGCGGAGGCGGCGGCGCACATCCCATGGCCCACGCGAATCGCGGGCGATACGCGCGGGCCGGTGGGCTCGGCGGTGCTGCCGGCGACTGTGCAGCAGCTCGGGCGGCTGTCACAGCGGGAGATGCAGGAGGCGCTCGCACGCGCCGCCATCTACGTGCACCCGGCGCGGTACGAGCCGTTCGGGCTGCTGCCGCTGGAGGCCGCGCACCAAGGGTGCGCCCTGGTGCTGGCGGACATCCCGACGCTGCGGGAGCTGTGGAGCGAGGCCGCGGTGTTCTTTGACCCGACGGACAGCGGCGCCCTCGTGCGCTCGGTGCGTGGACTCATCAACAGCCCGGAGAGGCTGGCGGCGTGCGCGCGGGCCGCGGCACGCCAGGCGCAGTGTTATTCGGTGGCCCGCTTCGGCGCGGCGTACGCCCACCTGTACTCACAGCTGGTTGAGACCACGAACGGAAGTGACACATGCGGATCGCACTCTTCTACCACTCGCTGCTGA